Genomic segment of Benincasa hispida cultivar B227 chromosome 1, ASM972705v1, whole genome shotgun sequence:
CATCCTCTATGGTAATTTTATAGATTTTTCTTCCTTATTGATATGACTAATTTCAAcatatttcaataaataaaatgtttattgcaTTCTTGAAGCTACCATGTTTAATTATTCTTTAACGGAATATAATTTAAGTGATTTAAATACATATCCTCGAGTTTTGACGAAAAGGTTAGAGGTTCAAATCATTTCAACTTACACATGTTGcgttttttggaaaaaaaaaaaaaaggaattttatTAAGTCACATGGACAAATAATGAATACAAATTCTTTACAACCaaataaagaattaaagaagaaaaatcaacATCCATAAACCGAAAAAACATTATCTCTAGCACCCTTAGCTATTTCATCTGCAACTCTATTACAATCTCTACTTACATGGATAAAAGAGATTTTAGCAAAAGATTTAGAAAGCACCCAGATTTCCTCCAACCAGTAAGCTTCCTCACCCCACATTTCATGTTTcttcaaaattaaatcaatggCTCTTTTACAATCAGATTTTACTGCAAGTTTCTGAAGGGGAATGATCAATTTACAGTTTTGATGCCTTTAAAAATCGCTCTAATTTCAACTAAGACCTCTGGAAAAAGCATATCCAATATGACAGCTTCTATAGTTATTAATACCCCTGGTGAATTTCGAATTGAAATGCCAAAACCAATAAGAATTTGAGGAGATTTCCAAGATGCATCGATATTGACTTTGAACCATCCTTGATAAGGAGGTATCTGACGAGAAGATGATTTGACATGTAGATTCAAGAAATTATCATAATTTGAGAACTTCCTACTTCGAGCAAAAAGATATTTTGCTCAATATTGGAGAATCCATTTACATTTAACTTCACATGGAGCCAGCTTCtccttatgaataaaattatttCGATTAGATCAAATAGTCCAACAACCAATGACAAATAGACTTAATTCATCATCCTTACATCGTGAACTAATCTCAAGCCATCTATCTACAAAGCTACCATTGAAGTCAGAAAAGAGAAGATTACAAGAAGATAAAGTTTTCTAGATGGACCTAGCCCGagaacaaataaataatatatggtCAATGCTTTCAAAATCAACAGAGTATAATGGACACTAGGGAGTAATCTCCATTCTCTTCTTCAATAGATCAAGCTTTGTAGGAAGAATATTCTTCCGGCTCTTCACAAGTAATGCCGTATTTTAGTAGGCACTTTAAACTTCCAAATATTTGAATCGGAGGAATGAACACATATTCTGGATTTCTGAAATCATTTATATCCACTCTTGACTAGATACATTACAGATTTCTTATAATGCCATATCACTATATCACAAGTTTTAAATTCAAAGGAATCTTCAAAATGATATCAACTCTCACATGTTgctaaactaataataataaaaaaagatcaaCTTCTTTATCTCTTTTATGATACAACACATATTCAGATTTAAACAATGATTTTACCTAAAATTCTTTTTGTTTGAGTTTAACAATCGTGAGGTGAGGAGTGAACCATCAACCTTTTATGGTAATCGGTACCTAAACcactagtttattttatttattttttttaagaaaagaaagtGACCGAAATAGATAACAAACACAAACGGCCTACCAAATAACGTCTTAAAGTCACTAGAGTGGGGAGCCACTTAGggtaaggagaaagaaaaattcttattCATTCAAAGTCTTTCTGACCAGAGAGTGCACCATAACATTATGATAACAACGAAAATGAGAAAAGTAGACAACTCTCAATTCATAACTCTGGTGATATAGGTTGATTGTCTCATCATTCAATAGGTTAACAACCTTCAACCAATCAGATTTCAATCataaagtttgaaaaaatatgCTCCATGTCAAAACATTGCGAACATATACTTACTTCGTACGTAAAAAACTATGACACATTTAATTcctttagtttatttttcaacgcataatttaatacaaacattataagCTTTGATATTGATATTTCTAAAAGCAATTTATAGATGTCGGTAAATTTGGTATTGGATGTAAGTTGGTTGAGAAATGAGAAACTGAGATGTGGTGGATAAGTATTTTGAGGCCAAttcttcaatttaatattttgatccAATATTGAATGAGACCATTCCAATTTGCAAATGTGTGAGTGTGATTGATTGATGGGTTGGTTAGTTGAGTAGCTTAAAAAACTgtcataaataaaatttatagccTCAATTATTCAGTAGTCAGTAGGccaaaaaaaagataaaatcaaaTCTGGAATAAGCTTTTCCAATGCTGTGAAAATCCAATTCATCAACAATTATGTGTTTCaataaaaacccaacaaaaaaaagtgaaaatttaaGTCAATGAACGgcataaacaacaaaaattttgtaaaattcaaaCCCCAGACGACAATTTATGAGCAGAAACAGGAATTctttccaagaaaaaaaaaagatggaattcTTCAATGTTCATCTTGACTATTCCAGAACTCAAAAACAAAgggttttttcaatttctttttttctattaaaCTAAGATTAGAAGAATGTCAGTACAGGGCAGTTTCAAGTGGGTCACATGAACGACCCAATAATTTACTCTTTAGTACGCTTTCTCTGACCTCAATTTCATAAGAATCTGTGACCCAATTataatttttcctctttttgcTTTCATTTTTCATCTCTGGAAAACTCATGAGGTTGCTTTGAAATCAATCAAAGAGGGTTGCAATCGGACCCCATTTCAAATCCCGCATTGCCTAGTTCGGATTCCGAGGGCCGATCTTCAAACTTTTTAGGATTATAAAATGCTTGTGGTAGTTGGGATTCTTGGGGAggtttcattttaaattttagttctGATTATATCGATTTGTGTGCTATTTCTTATGGTGGTTTCTGCTTTacaggtcgaactcaaggaagAAGAAACTAAAGCAGTCAATTTTTTCTGGACCCACCAAGGGATTCTTGACTGAGTTGCTCCATTATTTTGTCTATGAACTCGAACTGATATAATTTATTGCTTCTTTATACTATGCACAAGAAGATGCTCCAACTTCTGAAAGGTATttgatatcattttttttctttctaaattttACTGGAGAAAGAGGAGTTGTTTTTTATGGTTTTAAGTTAGGAATTAGGAAATGGGTTTTGGTGGGTATCTTTGATTTGGGTATATTATTGTTTCTCCTTTGTAGATTGTGTTTATTGCTGCTACTGTGCATTGCTAGCAACCCTTTTGTTTTCTGTTTCAAAAGGTAAGAAGTAAAAGACATAATCATCTTGTGAGAACTGAAAGTAACTTGCAGATGCAGCCTTTTGGAATAGTTCTCATTATGCCTTGAAAAGGAACAAAATATGCTGTAGTTTTATGCTGGCAGACCACTGTGGAAAAGAATAGTATTATAGAGGACCCTTTTTATGCACAAAAGTTGCCTTTTCTCTCTTCAGTTTACATTTAGTTGTCACTAATAGCCAGAAAACTTTGTGTATGCTTTATCAATGAGTCATGACCTGTGATAGAGCAAATTGGAGGACATGGGGTTGGGGGAAATGGAAAAGGGGAAAAGCAAGTGGGGATGATTgtaatctgtcttttccctgAAAACCAGGGACAActctcttttattctttttctctctttttttttttttttttttcttcttttttatgaCTTGTATTTTGTTCTAGTTTGGCTTCTACATGTTCTTCAGACTCGGGCACATGTAAAAGCAGCCATGCTTTTGGCATTTCATGGTCTTGTTGATAAACTTATAGCCTTGATTCATCTTGCATATTAcaattttatgattttgtgATCTGATGCTTATTGATGTCCTGTTAGAATTGCTGCTCTTTGTTAGTTGTGCTTCCTCCCCATCATAACTGATGACTTTAGTTTTTCAACTTTGCTGTTCCCTCATCCTGTCTCACTTTCTTCTGTTTCTGTAAGATTTTAATTTCTGCCAGTGGGATTGAACCGATTCCATCTATCATAATCTGATTGGTCTTTGTTCAATTTCTTACTCACTCCCCTGAAAATCTTGTTTGAGATTTTTAGTCCTGTCTCttgtttatatataaaatgttgACGTTTTGTCCCCATTCTCATATATGGGTGGTTGTTAACTTATAAACTAACTTTTATTTCTCGTTTAATAGTGTATTCAAAGGAGAACCATAGTCTTAAATGATGGATAAGAAAGAGGTTTCCAATTCACTAGCATTCATCtctgaagagaaaattgacaGTTTATCTCCTATGTATTTCGGCATTTCTTGTGCATTCTTTGCTCTTCGACTCTTGTCAACCTCTGATTGTAAAGACGAGAAATGGTCTGAAGTTCGGGAAAAGATGCTTCAAGGAAGCGCCCAACTCTTGGGATTACTAATATGGAGTGCTCAGAGGGAGGTGGATAGGCAAAAGCCCAATCTTCATCATAAGCTTGAGGCTGCTGAGAGAGAGATAGGGGAGTTGAAAAGAATCAGACATGAAGATGCCAAAGCTAATGAAAAAGTCGTATGCATTTTTGCTGCTCAGGAGCAACGGTGGTTGATTGAAAGGAAGAAGCTTCGCCAGCACATTGGAGCTTTAATGAACGATGCAAGGCTTCtcgaaaagaaggaagaagttATTTCTGAACTGAATGAAAAGTTGAAGGGGATGGAGATAGCACTAGAGTCGAAGGAGAAAAGCTTGGAGGAAAAGATTAAGAAGGGAAGCGACTTGGAAGAAAGACTGTCCAAGGCAGAAAATGTAGTAGAAGAATTGAGAGAAACTGCTAAACGTGAGGCCCAAGAGCATTCCTCTGAACTATGGAAGCACAAAACAGCCTTCATTGAGCTGGTCTCAAACCAAAGGCAACTTGAAGCCGAGATGGCCCGAGCAGTTAGGCAAGTTGAAGCATCAAAAGGAGAGCTTGATTCAGTTTTAGAGCAAAAGGAGGAGTCCGTAATGTTGGTACAGAAACTATCAGCTGAGATTGTTAAAATGCGCAAGGATTTAGAACAGAAAGACAAGATCTTGTCAGCAATGCTGAGAAAATCCAAGCTGGATACAGCACAGAAGCAAATGCTCCTTAAGGAGGTTAAGCTATCCAAAGCTAGGAGAAAGCAAGCAGAATTAGAAGCTGAAAGGTGGAAGACAATTTCAGAATCAAGACATGAAAGACAGTCATTGAGAAGTATGTTATCCAATCAGGTCAATTCAGGATATGATGTTCCTAAAAGTGCCGAGAACAAGCATTCAAATACAAGTGCATTCCCTAATAATGGGAAGACCATATCTAAGCCGACCGATATTTATATTGATTACAATCATCCAGAATCCATTGAGTCAAATAATTTCCCTCCCCTTGCTGAATCAGAATGTCTTTCCCCTGAAAGAAATGATGACACAGGTAAGAAACTTAAGTTTCCTCTTAGAGCAAAATGCATTATATATATAGCTGATTATAACCAACACTGGTCATGTCTAACGGCTGTAATTTCCAATGACCCTATTGGACATTCCTCTCAATACTTTTTCATATGTTTGGCATAACATTGTGTACTTCAAGGTCTATCTGACttgatgaattaattttatcctTTCCGGGTTCATCTATGGACTTTACTTCTGAAGGGAGAATAATTGATGTGAAGCAGATGGAAGAGTTGGTATGCTCCGAGGCAGAAAAATATGTATCCATACTTCAGCAAAGACATGACCTAGAAATAGATGCATTTGCCGAGCAAATGGGGATGAAAGATGAAAAATTAGAAGTTTTTCACTGGCAGATGCTCAACTTGGAACTTGAGTCAAAACGGCTTCAGTCACATCTTGCTGGACAGAATCAAGAGATTTTGCAGCTTAGGCATGAGAATATGAAATTAAAAGCTTTGTCTATGGAGAGAGAAGAGGAATTAGCTTCCTTGAAAGGCCAACTGGCCTCACAGTTCAACTCTCAAAGGTACCAGCCTACGAAATGGGTGCCGGATGAAAACAACAGCACATGGTCTGATGTCAAGATTATAAAGATAAAACCAGGAGAAGAAGAGCAACAGAGAAATAAAGATTCTAATGGAACAATATGGGGGGATGCTGTTGAGAGAGAAGAGACTGCTTCCTCAAACCTTGTTGAGGACAAAAATCCATTGATACAATCTCCAGGTACCGAAtttgaagatgaaaaagaaattgcTTGTCACAGTCCTATTCAAGAAGCAAGCACAAAGAGTCCACGGGGGGTTGATAATGCCGAACCATTGGCATCAATAGGGCAGCAGTTTGGAAGAACTTATAGTACTCAATGGAGGATGGACATTCATGCTCTAGGAGTGTCTTACAAAATCAAAAGGCTGAAGCAGCAATTTCTTTTGCTTGAGAGGCTCATCGGAAAACAAGAAACTGCTCGGAATTCCGAAAATGAGGATAATGTACAAGTTGGCATTAGAGAATTTCTTTTGTTTCTGACACTGCTGAATAAACAAGTGGGCAGATATAATTCTCTGCAGGAGAAAACTGATGAACTCTGCCAAAGGATGGTAAGTTCATATTTACAgtcattttattataaattcatTCTTCATTTTCTACTTTTTAGAGATTTTCCATCTCTTCTTTGGTGATGTTTTTGCTCTATGTCGAAGTATTCGAGTCTCTTTTGAAGCCGTGTGCAACTCACTTTCTGATAATCTCTCCATGGTATGCAGCATGATTATGAAGCGAGTGTAAAGTGTGGGGAGTCTAAAGTAGTTAGAACGAAAGGCAAAACCAAAGCGCTGGAGAACTTCCTTGAACAGACATTTCAACTACAAAGATATGTTGTCCTAACAGGACAAAAATGGATGGAAATTCAATCCAAGATCAGCCTGGAATTTGCTAAGGTTGCTGATGAACTTCAAAAGTCCGGTAGCTTTGACGTCAAGCGCTTTGCCAGTAGTGTTAGAACTCTCTTCCAAGAAGTTCAAAGAGGTCTAGAAGTTCGAATAACTCGAATTATCGGAGATCTAGAAGGAACCTTGGCGTGTGAGGGTATGATTTGTCTAAGTAGATAGTCGCGGAACTGTATCTTACTCAATAAAGTTGAATAATCATGTATGATTCTATGTGTTCTTTTTCTTGATTTGTATAGAGAAATTACTAAGAATGGCCTTCTGAGTGTAATGAAATTGCCATAAGTTTGTTCAAATTTCCTCAAGTCAACATGAAATGATAACGACGTGTGGAAACCCTGCTGCCATCATAAATTCCTCAGGAAATCTGAGGAGTTTCTGGTGATAAATGCTTAAAGTGGGTGATACTGATTGTTTAGCTTTGAAAACCTCTTGATtcaagaaacaaagaaaaatcaacACAACCACTTCATGAATTTCTCTCTGTTTTCCCTTTTCCGATGAGTTGGCATTCCATGAACAAGTAATGATCCAACAGAGCAAATCTCATGACCCGCTGAAACCATCCCCTGTTTTTGCTGCACTATTTTATCTAAGTATCAAAAAGCCTACATTTTCTCAACCGTTTTCCCAgaagtggaaaaaaaatcaGTATTGACTTTTCAAACAAACCCAAGTGACAAAAATGAGACCGTTGATGGATTATTAACCATCAAAATCAGAGACCCAAAATTTCCAATTTGTGCGGCCTtagaatatatataattaaatgtaaGATTGAGATTTGGTGTATTCACAGTTTAATTGATAATAATGTAAAGAAAGAAAACTTTTGGCATTTTCTCGTGAAGTCGAAGCGCCAGGAGCGTTTTGCAGTTACCCCTCACAATTCGCATCCACTTAAACTAACTCTGTTTCcacttctttttctctctctataaaAATTCTCCAAATTCTACAGTAACTGATCATTCACTTCAACTGGGTCTTCTCGTAATCGATCAAATTCAAATGGGTTTCTGAAATTTTGGCGGAATGAGGCCTGCAACAGGAGAAAATCCGAGCTCCACGCCACCAAAGCTGTCTCTGTTTTCTCTGCCAAGACAGCCGTTGGAGTCACCGGGGATGGTGACCCCGCCGCTGCACGCGTCAATTTCTGTGCCGTTTCAGTGGGAGGAGGCGCCGGGGAAACCGAGGCCGTTCGGGATTATTGAGCCGAATTCAAAGCCCAAAAGCGCGAGATCTTTGGATCTGCCCCCGAGGCTGTTCGCCGATGCCAAAGTGGCCCATTTTGCCTCTCCGACAACCACCGTGGACGACCCCATTTCCGGCCGAGACCTGTCTTCCAGTTTGTCGTTCAGGTTCCCCGACACTTGGGCGGAGACAGCGACGCCGACGGCTACGGCGACGAGGGGGGGCAAGGATGGTAAATATGTTGGGTCTAGACGGTGGATGAGCTTCAGGAAGAATAAGGAGATTCCGAAGGGCGGGTCTGAAATTTCTCTCTCGAGCGGCGGTGCTGACGGCGGCGGCCGTAATGTTGGGAGTGGCGACGGAGAAACGAGGGTGAAGATCACAAGGTTTAGGAGTAGACGAAGCTTCTTTAGGAAACCGAATTCAAAGCCGCACTTGATTGTAAGTCTTCTATGGCTTTTTCTAAACCAACTTTTAATTTCCATTACTCATTTTTTTCAAAC
This window contains:
- the LOC120074010 gene encoding golgin subfamily A member 3; the encoded protein is MMDKKEVSNSLAFISEEKIDSLSPMYFGISCAFFALRLLSTSDCKDEKWSEVREKMLQGSAQLLGLLIWSAQREVDRQKPNLHHKLEAAEREIGELKRIRHEDAKANEKVVCIFAAQEQRWLIERKKLRQHIGALMNDARLLEKKEEVISELNEKLKGMEIALESKEKSLEEKIKKGSDLEERLSKAENVVEELRETAKREAQEHSSELWKHKTAFIELVSNQRQLEAEMARAVRQVEASKGELDSVLEQKEESVMLVQKLSAEIVKMRKDLEQKDKILSAMLRKSKLDTAQKQMLLKEVKLSKARRKQAELEAERWKTISESRHERQSLRSMLSNQVNSGYDVPKSAENKHSNTSAFPNNGKTISKPTDIYIDYNHPESIESNNFPPLAESECLSPERNDDTGRIIDVKQMEELVCSEAEKYVSILQQRHDLEIDAFAEQMGMKDEKLEVFHWQMLNLELESKRLQSHLAGQNQEILQLRHENMKLKALSMEREEELASLKGQLASQFNSQRYQPTKWVPDENNSTWSDVKIIKIKPGEEEQQRNKDSNGTIWGDAVEREETASSNLVEDKNPLIQSPGTEFEDEKEIACHSPIQEASTKSPRGVDNAEPLASIGQQFGRTYSTQWRMDIHALGVSYKIKRLKQQFLLLERLIGKQETARNSENEDNVQVGIREFLLFLTLLNKQVGRYNSLQEKTDELCQRMHDYEASVKCGESKVVRTKGKTKALENFLEQTFQLQRYVVLTGQKWMEIQSKISLEFAKVADELQKSGSFDVKRFASSVRTLFQEVQRGLEVRITRIIGDLEGTLACEGMICLSR
- the LOC120074021 gene encoding uncharacterized protein At4g00950-like — translated: MRPATGENPSSTPPKLSLFSLPRQPLESPGMVTPPLHASISVPFQWEEAPGKPRPFGIIEPNSKPKSARSLDLPPRLFADAKVAHFASPTTTVDDPISGRDLSSSLSFRFPDTWAETATPTATATRGGKDGKYVGSRRWMSFRKNKEIPKGGSEISLSSGGADGGGRNVGSGDGETRVKITRFRSRRSFFRKPNSKPHLIASIYGSLKQFIPWRQNR